Proteins encoded in a region of the Paenibacillus pedocola genome:
- the rpiA gene encoding ribose-5-phosphate isomerase RpiA, with product MSVNVKQLAAEKAVEYVQDGMKVGLGTGSTAYWAIRKLGERVQQGLKITAVATSRASEDQARELGIPLVAFGDIDSLDLTIDGADELDGELQLIKGGGGALLREKIVAMGSTRMIVVADESKAVQTLGKFPLPVEIVPFAWEWTVAKLAKLGCKPELRRSGEELYKTDNGNFIADCRFEAIPSAPELALSLQGISGVVDHGLFIGIASMAIIGKNDGSIEIIEGENHL from the coding sequence ATGAGTGTCAATGTGAAGCAGCTGGCTGCGGAGAAAGCCGTGGAATATGTGCAGGACGGTATGAAGGTGGGACTGGGTACCGGTTCTACCGCCTATTGGGCCATCCGTAAGCTGGGAGAGCGCGTGCAGCAGGGTCTGAAAATTACCGCGGTCGCGACTTCCCGGGCTTCCGAGGATCAGGCGCGCGAGCTGGGGATTCCGCTGGTTGCTTTTGGCGATATTGACAGCCTGGATCTGACAATTGACGGCGCGGATGAATTGGACGGGGAGCTTCAGCTGATTAAAGGGGGAGGCGGGGCTCTGCTGCGCGAGAAAATCGTAGCTATGGGCAGCACCCGCATGATTGTTGTTGCCGACGAGAGTAAAGCGGTACAGACGCTTGGTAAATTTCCGCTGCCGGTAGAGATTGTTCCCTTTGCCTGGGAATGGACGGTCGCGAAGCTCGCGAAGCTCGGCTGCAAACCGGAGCTGCGCCGAAGCGGCGAGGAGCTCTACAAGACGGATAACGGCAATTTTATTGCAGACTGCCGGTTTGAAGCCATTCCTTCCGCTCCTGAACTGGCCTTATCGTTGCAGGGTATTTCAGGTGTAGTGGATCACGGACTGTTCATCGGAATCGCCAGTATGGCGATTATCGGCAAGAATGACGGCAGCATCGAAATTATCGAAGGTGAGAACCATCTCTAA
- a CDS encoding VanZ family protein produces MTAASKLSKVRTISKPRKQRSSPSRTGSSQIRPRLQLGKWMLLFLYSAAVIYWMFLGFGRTVRTEGPLKYNLELLRTVKLYFNLDNGVSVTGRLINLAGNVAVFIPFGVLYPLLLRKFRSLLILTLWAVPSILLLEIFQMLLRVGSFDVDDLLLNLIGVWLGYLLLRMNKHI; encoded by the coding sequence ATGACGGCAGCATCGAAATTATCGAAGGTGAGAACCATCTCTAAACCGCGAAAACAACGAAGCAGTCCTTCACGTACCGGAAGCTCACAGATCCGTCCGCGGCTTCAGCTTGGGAAATGGATGTTGCTGTTTCTGTATAGTGCGGCCGTGATATACTGGATGTTTCTTGGTTTTGGACGAACGGTCCGGACGGAGGGGCCGCTGAAATATAATCTGGAGCTGCTGCGTACCGTGAAGCTTTATTTTAATTTGGATAACGGAGTCTCCGTCACCGGCAGATTGATTAATCTCGCTGGCAATGTGGCTGTGTTCATTCCGTTTGGCGTGTTATACCCGTTGCTGCTGAGAAAATTTCGTTCCTTACTCATACTGACCTTATGGGCAGTTCCTAGTATTTTGCTGCTGGAAATCTTTCAGATGCTGCTGCGGGTCGGCAGCTTCGATGTGGATGATCTGCTGCTCAATCTAATAGGTGTATGGTTAGGATATTTATTGCTTCGTATGAATAAACACATTTAG
- a CDS encoding GNAT family N-acetyltransferase has product MLIDLKQRIGTAEVDELLSYAVIDEPDALWRASAEYSKHAALQLYGWEEEGLLLGLVGFEETEDGSLDIRHIAVLPENRGKGYARGMILELLTARQPRYLLAETEDEIAADFYRALGFMVYSLGENPAGIEMFRCVYEVEETEDEE; this is encoded by the coding sequence ATGCTGATAGATCTGAAGCAGCGCATCGGAACAGCTGAAGTGGATGAGCTGCTGTCTTACGCCGTAATCGATGAACCGGATGCACTGTGGCGCGCTTCAGCCGAATATAGCAAGCATGCTGCGCTGCAGCTGTACGGCTGGGAAGAAGAGGGGCTGCTGCTAGGCCTGGTAGGCTTCGAAGAGACCGAGGACGGTTCACTGGACATCCGCCACATTGCTGTTCTGCCTGAGAACAGAGGCAAAGGCTATGCGCGCGGCATGATTCTTGAGCTGCTGACTGCCCGTCAGCCGCGTTACCTGCTTGCAGAGACTGAAGATGAGATTGCTGCGGACTTTTACCGTGCGCTGGGTTTCATGGTGTACAGTCTTGGCGAGAATCCGGCGGGCATTGAGATGTTCCGCTGTGTGTATGAAGTTGAAGAGACCGAAGACGAAGAATAA
- a CDS encoding MarR family winged helix-turn-helix transcriptional regulator, with protein MKEDAERWINRYVDAYLVVTRQINARIKERMAEGLTSDQFLILRLIKGQAMCTSTYLAEAVCVGKSSITAIINRLVEAGMIERTRDEHDRRQVYLSLTELGEQIYLLAEKQVKEVISPYLLYFMEEDIEKFITMFEKLAFLMQEKQEGETIEDHTES; from the coding sequence TTGAAGGAAGATGCAGAACGGTGGATAAACCGCTACGTGGATGCCTATCTCGTAGTGACAAGGCAGATCAATGCCCGGATCAAGGAGCGGATGGCCGAAGGTCTGACGAGTGATCAGTTTCTGATTCTGCGGCTGATCAAAGGCCAGGCGATGTGCACCTCCACCTATCTGGCGGAAGCCGTATGTGTCGGCAAGAGCTCAATTACCGCAATTATTAACCGGCTTGTTGAAGCGGGAATGATCGAACGGACCCGTGATGAGCATGACCGGCGCCAGGTATACTTGTCGCTCACTGAGCTGGGGGAGCAAATATATCTGCTGGCTGAAAAGCAGGTAAAGGAAGTGATCTCTCCTTATCTGCTCTATTTTATGGAAGAAGATATCGAGAAATTCATCACCATGTTTGAGAAGCTGGCATTTTTAATGCAGGAGAAACAGGAGGGAGAAACGATTGAAGACCATACTGAAAGCTAG
- a CDS encoding MMPL family transporter, with the protein MKTILKARWAVITVWLAVAVVLFMTAPAMSDLVREKGQISVPDGYTSSRAAEIMREVAAAKGGETLHQVALVFNKPEGLSAEDKESIKQGVEKLAGDKEALKLDSITDPFSQSELADTLIAKDGNTIMVALSVKGGEEEVKALPDKVDELLGDVTADHYLTSEGLITEDTIVSSEAGLKKSEYITVIFILLILFVVFRSFVAPFVPLLTVGLSYIVSQSIVSFLVDRFDFPLSTFTQIFMVAVMFGIGTDYCILLISRFKEEMATAEDTKSAIIATYRKAGGTVFYSGLAVFVGFLAIGLSKFMLYRSAVAVAVGIAVMLLALVTVVPFFMAVLGKKLFWPSRGKLEHSESRIWGAAGSFSLKRPWAALLIVAAVVAPFLITYDGKLSFNSMDEIGSNYASVKGFNIISESFGPGESMPGKIVIKNDDRMDSSEYMGLAEKISRELEKVDGVKSVRSMSRPTGEQINDFLIPTQVATLSDGLDQSNDGLNKIQSGLAEASKQLSDNEPKLQEAVSGSAKLTEGTAELKQGIAALGDGLSRIESGIKSGSAGAGEIKAGLAQAAASAKQLADANAALLQGYKKIGAGLTALDGGLGGLQTQLEGVASALTGLDASFTGLEGSHPELLQDMNYQTIKGTVTQTGTGASQLAAGLGQISGQLQSAAAGLTEANTGYAKAAAGQTALAQGLEKLVAGIGQLQTGLNQAAAGQGRIVDQIPSISSGLDQLQGGQQQLADGFGQLTGQIGELTSGLSDSADGLKQITTGLSSAQDYLQQIQDAKDDELSGFFVPAEALEADGMQQVFDTYLSDDRKVMTLDVVFSYNPYSSEAIDSMGDIQAAVDRAVKGTKLENAETAISGVTSTYSDLQKISNEDYTRTVVLMLAGIFIILVLLLRSVIMPLYLIVSLVITYFTALGITEAIFVNLLDYSGITWTTPFFSFVMLIALGVDYSIFLMARFNENKTWDVREAILHAMRNMGTVILSAVVILGGTFASMYPSGVLSMMQIATVVLSGLALYALVFLPFFVPVMVRMFGRANWWPFAVKDSGETTKHDMHM; encoded by the coding sequence TTGAAGACCATACTGAAAGCTAGATGGGCTGTGATAACAGTCTGGCTCGCCGTCGCTGTAGTATTATTCATGACTGCGCCGGCCATGTCCGATCTGGTTCGCGAGAAGGGGCAAATCTCCGTTCCGGACGGATATACCTCCTCCCGAGCAGCCGAAATTATGCGGGAGGTCGCAGCTGCCAAGGGCGGAGAGACGCTGCATCAGGTAGCTCTTGTGTTCAATAAGCCGGAGGGGCTTAGCGCCGAAGATAAAGAGAGCATCAAACAAGGCGTGGAGAAGCTGGCTGGAGACAAGGAGGCGCTTAAGCTTGACTCCATAACAGATCCTTTTTCGCAGTCAGAGCTGGCGGATACGCTGATTGCCAAAGACGGTAATACCATCATGGTGGCGCTGTCGGTAAAAGGCGGGGAGGAAGAGGTAAAAGCGTTGCCGGATAAGGTGGATGAATTGCTCGGAGATGTCACTGCCGATCATTATCTTACCAGTGAAGGGCTGATCACCGAAGATACGATTGTCAGCTCGGAAGCCGGCCTGAAGAAATCAGAATATATTACCGTTATTTTTATTCTGCTGATTCTGTTTGTCGTATTCCGTTCCTTCGTGGCGCCGTTTGTGCCGCTGCTGACGGTGGGACTGAGTTATATTGTATCGCAGTCGATCGTGTCCTTCCTGGTTGACCGTTTTGACTTCCCGCTGTCGACCTTCACACAGATCTTCATGGTGGCCGTGATGTTCGGGATCGGGACGGATTACTGCATTCTGCTGATCAGCCGCTTTAAGGAAGAAATGGCTACTGCAGAAGATACGAAAAGCGCCATTATAGCAACATACCGCAAGGCAGGAGGTACGGTGTTCTATTCGGGACTTGCCGTATTCGTCGGCTTTTTGGCAATCGGCCTCTCGAAGTTCATGCTGTACCGTTCAGCGGTGGCCGTGGCGGTAGGAATTGCTGTGATGCTGCTTGCCCTCGTGACCGTTGTTCCCTTCTTTATGGCTGTCCTGGGCAAAAAGCTGTTCTGGCCTTCACGCGGCAAGCTGGAGCATAGTGAAAGCCGGATTTGGGGAGCGGCAGGCTCCTTCTCGCTGAAAAGACCCTGGGCGGCGCTGCTGATTGTAGCGGCTGTCGTTGCTCCGTTCCTGATTACTTATGACGGGAAGCTGTCTTTCAACAGCATGGATGAGATCGGCTCGAATTATGCCTCGGTGAAAGGCTTTAATATCATTTCGGAGAGCTTTGGCCCGGGTGAATCGATGCCGGGTAAAATCGTGATCAAAAATGACGACCGCATGGACAGCTCTGAATATATGGGACTGGCTGAAAAAATCAGCCGCGAGCTGGAAAAGGTGGATGGCGTCAAGTCGGTACGCAGCATGTCTCGGCCAACCGGAGAACAAATCAATGATTTTCTGATTCCGACCCAGGTTGCTACACTGTCAGACGGACTGGATCAGAGCAATGACGGACTGAACAAGATCCAGTCGGGGCTTGCGGAAGCAAGCAAGCAGCTGAGCGACAATGAACCGAAGCTCCAGGAGGCTGTGTCCGGCAGTGCGAAGCTGACGGAAGGGACGGCGGAGCTCAAACAGGGCATTGCTGCACTTGGCGACGGCCTCTCCCGGATTGAGAGCGGCATTAAGAGCGGCTCTGCCGGTGCCGGAGAGATCAAAGCCGGTCTGGCCCAGGCTGCAGCCAGTGCGAAGCAGCTGGCAGATGCGAATGCTGCGCTGCTTCAAGGCTATAAGAAGATTGGCGCAGGATTGACTGCGCTTGACGGAGGCCTTGGCGGGCTGCAAACCCAGCTTGAAGGTGTGGCCTCCGCATTAACCGGGCTGGATGCTTCATTCACCGGCCTTGAAGGCAGTCATCCTGAGCTGCTTCAAGATATGAATTACCAGACAATCAAAGGTACCGTAACTCAAACCGGTACAGGAGCTTCACAGCTTGCAGCAGGGCTCGGCCAGATTTCCGGCCAGCTTCAAAGCGCAGCGGCAGGCTTGACTGAAGCTAACACCGGTTATGCCAAGGCGGCGGCAGGTCAGACAGCGCTGGCCCAGGGCCTTGAGAAGCTGGTGGCCGGAATCGGGCAGCTGCAGACAGGGCTGAACCAGGCGGCAGCCGGCCAGGGCCGGATTGTGGATCAGATTCCGTCGATCAGCAGCGGGCTGGATCAGCTGCAGGGCGGACAACAGCAGCTGGCTGACGGTTTTGGACAGCTGACCGGGCAGATTGGCGAGCTGACCAGCGGTCTAAGCGACAGTGCGGACGGCCTAAAGCAGATCACCACGGGCCTGAGCTCTGCCCAGGATTACCTGCAGCAGATTCAGGATGCCAAAGACGATGAGCTAAGCGGATTCTTTGTTCCGGCGGAAGCTCTGGAAGCCGATGGCATGCAGCAGGTGTTTGACACGTATCTCTCTGACGACCGCAAGGTGATGACGCTGGATGTTGTATTTTCTTACAATCCTTACAGCTCTGAAGCGATTGACAGTATGGGAGATATTCAAGCGGCAGTGGACCGTGCGGTCAAAGGCACGAAGCTGGAAAATGCCGAGACGGCCATCAGCGGCGTAACCAGCACCTACAGCGATTTGCAAAAGATCTCTAATGAGGACTATACACGGACGGTTGTGCTGATGCTTGCGGGGATTTTTATCATTCTCGTATTGCTGCTGCGCTCGGTAATCATGCCGCTGTATTTGATTGTATCGCTGGTAATCACCTACTTTACGGCTCTTGGCATTACAGAAGCAATCTTCGTGAATCTCCTGGATTATTCCGGGATTACTTGGACCACGCCGTTCTTCAGCTTCGTAATGCTGATTGCATTAGGAGTAGATTATAGTATCTTCCTGATGGCCCGTTTTAACGAGAACAAAACATGGGATGTGCGTGAAGCGATTCTGCATGCAATGCGCAATATGGGTACGGTTATCCTGTCAGCGGTAGTCATTTTGGGCGGCACCTTTGCTTCAATGTATCCTTCCGGTGTATTGTCGATGATGCAGATTGCCACTGTGGTGCTCTCGGGGCTTGCCCTGTACGCCTTGGTCTTCCTGCCGTTCTTCGTACCAGTTATGGTCCGTATGTTCGGACGCGCGAACTGGTGGCCGTTTGCCGTCAAGGACAGCGGAGAGACAACCAAGCATGACATGCATATGTAA
- a CDS encoding GntR family transcriptional regulator gives MSLSRNKRPLYQQIKNIIKDRILHGHYPLESNIPPEPRLEEEFGVSKITVRNAIKELVQEGYLETSSGKGTKVIRNTSTSKRSTWKRFTEVLVEEGRVIRKVLLSAEVVIHEEGSRPHALFGDKGLRIERLYELDGTPYIHYTHYFPAWIGEAEPSELDAQSLYGWLEERKVTIAKFRDEFAVASPPPAVAGLLQTKESHPMLKRYRYAYDEAGSVVEYSEGYYRSELQPYVVNYDI, from the coding sequence GTGAGTTTATCCCGTAACAAGCGGCCTTTATATCAGCAGATTAAGAATATTATCAAAGACCGGATTCTTCACGGCCATTATCCGCTGGAGTCCAATATCCCACCCGAGCCCCGTCTGGAGGAGGAGTTCGGCGTCAGCAAGATTACGGTCCGCAATGCCATCAAGGAGCTGGTCCAGGAGGGTTACCTGGAGACAAGCAGCGGCAAAGGAACGAAGGTGATCCGCAATACCTCCACTTCCAAGCGCTCCACCTGGAAAAGATTCACCGAGGTGCTTGTGGAAGAAGGCCGGGTCATCCGCAAAGTACTGCTCAGTGCGGAGGTCGTAATTCATGAGGAGGGGAGCCGTCCCCACGCCCTGTTCGGAGACAAAGGCCTGCGGATTGAACGCCTGTATGAGCTAGACGGTACGCCGTACATCCATTACACGCATTACTTTCCGGCGTGGATCGGCGAGGCGGAGCCCTCGGAGCTGGACGCCCAGTCCCTGTACGGCTGGCTGGAGGAACGCAAGGTAACGATTGCCAAATTCAGGGACGAATTCGCCGTTGCGTCCCCGCCGCCCGCCGTCGCAGGTCTTCTGCAGACCAAGGAGAGTCATCCCATGCTCAAGAGATACCGTTACGCCTACGACGAGGCGGGCAGCGTCGTTGAATACAGCGAAGGGTATTACCGTTCCGAGCTTCAGCCGTATGTTGTCAATTACGACATTTGA
- a CDS encoding sugar kinase → MPKTVAAFGEVMMRLQVPGFSLLSQSDTLQVSYSGTGVNVVSALARFGHTGYLVTTLPANAIGDAAVANLSKLGLLPSHIRRAGAYMGMYVLENGFGPRPSRVTYTNRLESSFNTAPEGAYDFASATRECDAVHFCGITLAMNDTVRRHALTFARTVKEAGGLVVFDCNYRPSLWGDDGYVKAKPWYTEMLGLADIVMMNEKDALYILGMTSRRETRQKQLEELIPQVADTYGIAVIAGTHRTVNPDNTHSLQGYLYKHSAFAYSEQLTFPVHDRIGAGDAFASGIIHGELEGHPPEMAVRFAASAAMLAHTIPGDTPLSPESAILRAMTEWSGDVER, encoded by the coding sequence ATGCCTAAAACGGTCGCCGCCTTCGGAGAAGTGATGATGCGCCTTCAGGTGCCGGGCTTCAGCCTGCTGTCCCAGAGCGATACGCTTCAGGTGTCGTATTCCGGAACGGGCGTCAACGTCGTATCCGCTCTGGCCCGGTTCGGGCATACCGGATACCTCGTCACGACACTGCCGGCCAACGCGATTGGAGACGCGGCGGTCGCCAACCTGAGCAAGCTGGGCTTGCTTCCCTCCCACATCCGGCGCGCCGGTGCCTATATGGGGATGTATGTACTGGAGAACGGCTTCGGTCCCCGGCCAAGCCGAGTGACCTACACGAACCGGCTGGAGAGCAGCTTTAATACAGCTCCTGAAGGAGCGTATGATTTCGCCTCCGCCACACGTGAATGTGATGCCGTTCATTTCTGCGGGATCACGCTGGCGATGAATGACACGGTCCGGCGGCATGCGCTGACCTTTGCCCGTACCGTCAAGGAGGCGGGCGGCCTGGTCGTCTTCGACTGCAATTACCGGCCTTCCCTATGGGGGGATGACGGGTATGTGAAGGCCAAGCCGTGGTATACTGAGATGCTGGGGCTTGCCGATATCGTCATGATGAACGAGAAGGACGCTCTTTATATTCTGGGGATGACAAGCAGACGGGAAACCCGGCAGAAGCAGCTGGAAGAGCTGATCCCCCAGGTGGCTGATACATACGGCATCGCCGTCATCGCGGGGACTCACCGCACGGTGAACCCGGACAATACGCATTCGCTTCAAGGTTATTTGTATAAACATTCCGCCTTCGCCTATTCCGAACAGCTGACCTTCCCGGTCCATGACCGGATAGGAGCCGGGGACGCTTTTGCGAGCGGAATCATTCACGGAGAGCTGGAGGGCCATCCTCCCGAAATGGCAGTCCGTTTCGCCGCCTCGGCAGCGATGCTGGCCCATACGATTCCGGGCGACACGCCCCTCTCTCCCGAAAGTGCCATCCTCCGGGCCATGACCGAATGGAGCGGCGATGTAGAAAGGTAG
- the dagF gene encoding 2-dehydro-3-deoxy-phosphogluconate aldolase: MSDISQMNIAGRLYKNRAALNVLAGSIDNANDIYEAAEGHVLVGVLSKNYPNAAEAAAAMREYGAVIEDAVSIGLGAGDNRQAAVVAEIAKTYAGSHINQVFPAVGATRASLGARNSWINSLVSPSGRPGYVNISTGPFSAAGEHAVIPVKAAIALLRDMGGNALKYFPMNGLTLEEEYRAVAKACGEEGFALEPTGGIDLDNFEPILSIALEAGVPQVIPHVYSSIIDKATGDTRVEDVRTLLAIMKKQVDLHA, translated from the coding sequence ATGAGCGACATCTCTCAAATGAATATCGCCGGACGGCTGTATAAGAACCGTGCGGCTTTGAACGTACTGGCCGGCAGCATCGACAATGCGAACGACATCTATGAAGCGGCCGAAGGCCATGTGCTCGTAGGCGTGCTGTCCAAGAACTACCCGAACGCGGCTGAAGCGGCGGCAGCGATGAGGGAATACGGCGCGGTTATCGAGGACGCGGTGTCCATCGGACTTGGCGCAGGCGATAACCGCCAGGCGGCGGTCGTGGCCGAAATCGCCAAGACGTATGCCGGCAGCCATATCAACCAGGTGTTTCCGGCGGTTGGAGCGACCCGGGCGAGCCTTGGCGCACGAAACAGCTGGATCAACAGCCTTGTGTCTCCCTCCGGGCGTCCGGGCTATGTCAACATTTCGACCGGACCGTTCAGTGCCGCCGGGGAACATGCCGTCATTCCGGTCAAGGCGGCTATCGCGCTGCTCCGCGATATGGGCGGAAACGCCCTAAAGTATTTTCCAATGAACGGGCTTACGCTGGAGGAGGAATACCGCGCCGTGGCGAAAGCCTGCGGTGAGGAAGGCTTCGCCCTGGAGCCGACTGGCGGTATCGACTTGGACAACTTCGAGCCCATCCTCTCCATCGCACTGGAAGCTGGCGTCCCGCAGGTCATTCCCCATGTCTACTCCTCCATCATCGACAAGGCGACGGGCGACACCCGGGTTGAGGATGTGCGCACCCTGCTCGCCATCATGAAAAAGCAGGTCGATCTCCATGCCTAA
- a CDS encoding DgaE family pyridoxal phosphate-dependent ammonia lyase yields the protein MDNTLHAKYGLKRVINASGRMSILGVSAPSDTVMEAMKTGGQRYVEIADLVNKAGDYAARLISAEAAVVVNSASSGIALAVAGIVTQGDRRRSLRLHQDPLPKNEIIMLKGHNVQYGAPVETMVYLGGGRIVEAGYANEGQAEDIEEAISDHTAAILYVKSHHAVQKNMISVEEASELARRRGVPLIVDAAAEEDLRKYVSLADLAIYSGSKAIEGPTSGLVAGKRSFIEWVKVQLHGIGRSMKVGKETTFGLLQALDEYMVKEDTSDQERAALLPLLTLNETPGVQVTIVQDEAGRAIFRARVKIDPQQSGTSAAAVVKALQEGEIAIYTRDYGVRQGYFDIDPRPLQGDDLAVIQARIQELAGGQSR from the coding sequence ATGGACAATACGCTGCATGCGAAATACGGCCTTAAACGGGTCATCAATGCCAGCGGCAGAATGAGCATACTTGGCGTCTCCGCCCCATCCGACACGGTGATGGAGGCGATGAAGACCGGCGGTCAGCGTTATGTCGAGATCGCCGACCTTGTGAATAAAGCGGGCGATTACGCCGCCCGGCTCATCAGCGCGGAAGCCGCCGTCGTGGTCAATTCCGCCTCAAGCGGCATCGCTCTTGCAGTGGCCGGCATCGTCACACAGGGCGACCGGCGCCGGTCGCTGCGCCTGCATCAGGATCCTCTCCCGAAGAATGAGATCATTATGCTTAAAGGTCATAATGTCCAGTATGGGGCTCCTGTAGAAACGATGGTTTATTTGGGCGGGGGCCGGATCGTGGAAGCCGGATACGCCAACGAGGGCCAGGCGGAAGATATTGAGGAAGCAATTTCCGATCATACCGCAGCGATTCTCTACGTCAAATCGCATCATGCCGTGCAGAAGAACATGATTTCCGTGGAGGAAGCCTCCGAGCTGGCCCGCCGCCGGGGCGTTCCGCTTATCGTCGATGCCGCGGCGGAAGAGGATCTGCGGAAATACGTTTCCCTCGCGGATCTTGCCATCTACAGCGGAAGCAAGGCCATTGAAGGCCCGACCTCCGGCCTTGTCGCGGGCAAGCGAAGCTTTATTGAGTGGGTCAAGGTTCAGCTGCACGGGATCGGTAGGAGCATGAAGGTCGGTAAAGAAACGACCTTCGGGTTGCTCCAGGCACTGGATGAGTATATGGTTAAAGAAGATACGAGCGATCAGGAACGGGCGGCGCTGCTGCCGCTGCTTACGCTGAATGAAACGCCCGGTGTCCAGGTAACGATTGTGCAGGACGAAGCGGGACGGGCGATTTTCCGCGCACGGGTAAAGATCGACCCGCAGCAGTCCGGTACCAGCGCCGCCGCCGTCGTCAAGGCGCTGCAGGAGGGCGAGATCGCCATTTATACGCGGGATTACGGAGTGAGACAGGGATATTTCGATATCGATCCGCGGCCGCTTCAAGGCGATGACCTCGCCGTCATTCAGGCCAGAATTCAAGAGCTAGCAGGGGGGCAATCACGATGA
- a CDS encoding amidohydrolase/deacetylase family metallohydrolase produces MREHNQTQEATLVLSNVRMTDGRRADIVLDGEHIAELAPPGQGQAERRLDCTGLYVSSGWIDMHVHAFPEFDPYGDEIDEIGIRQGVTTIVDAGSCGADRIGELAASAQSARTNLLAFLNISRIGLSRIDELSRLEWIDAERAAEAVRAHPDLIVGLKARISGSVVKDNGIQPLRMARSLSGALSLPLMVHIGSGPPDIADVIPLLEQGDVLTHYLNGKDNNLFDAAGNPLPVLTEAIARGVHLDVGHGTASFSFRVAEAARRHGIAPDTISSDIYRGNRLNGPVYSLANVMSKFLHLGYSLQEVIDAVTIRAAAWLNRPELGRIRPGETANLTLFAVEDGPVPLTDSEGVVRTASQSIHPKGVIIHGQYAACEIRP; encoded by the coding sequence ATGCGGGAACATAACCAAACGCAAGAAGCGACGCTGGTGCTCTCTAATGTGCGGATGACAGACGGCCGCAGGGCTGACATTGTGCTGGACGGAGAACATATTGCGGAGCTGGCTCCTCCGGGCCAAGGACAGGCCGAACGAAGGCTGGACTGCACGGGCCTGTACGTATCCAGCGGCTGGATTGACATGCACGTACATGCGTTCCCCGAGTTCGACCCTTACGGCGACGAGATCGACGAGATCGGTATCCGGCAGGGCGTTACAACCATCGTCGATGCCGGAAGCTGCGGAGCGGACCGGATTGGCGAGCTTGCCGCAAGCGCCCAGAGCGCCCGGACGAATCTGCTTGCCTTTCTGAACATTTCCCGCATCGGACTATCGCGGATCGACGAGCTCTCCAGACTGGAATGGATCGATGCCGAACGGGCGGCGGAAGCCGTCAGGGCTCATCCGGACCTAATTGTCGGGCTGAAGGCCCGGATCAGCGGCAGTGTCGTCAAGGATAACGGCATCCAGCCGCTCCGGATGGCGAGAAGCCTGTCCGGGGCGCTGTCTCTGCCGCTCATGGTGCATATCGGCTCCGGGCCTCCCGATATCGCCGATGTTATTCCCCTTCTGGAGCAGGGGGACGTGCTGACCCACTATTTGAACGGAAAGGACAACAATCTGTTCGACGCCGCAGGCAATCCGCTTCCGGTGCTGACCGAGGCGATTGCACGGGGCGTGCATCTGGATGTCGGTCACGGCACGGCAAGCTTCTCCTTCCGGGTCGCCGAGGCCGCCCGAAGGCACGGGATTGCACCGGACACGATCAGCAGCGACATCTACCGCGGCAACCGGCTGAACGGTCCGGTATACAGCCTGGCGAATGTGATGAGCAAGTTCCTGCACCTGGGTTATTCACTCCAGGAGGTCATCGATGCCGTCACCATCCGCGCGGCGGCTTGGCTGAACCGTCCCGAGCTGGGACGGATCCGCCCCGGCGAGACCGCCAATCTGACACTGTTCGCCGTCGAGGACGGCCCGGTCCCGCTTACGGATTCCGAAGGAGTCGTACGGACAGCGTCCCAAAGCATTCATCCCAAAGGAGTGATTATTCATGGACAATACGCTGCATGCGAAATACGGCCTTAA